The Lycium ferocissimum isolate CSIRO_LF1 chromosome 10, AGI_CSIRO_Lferr_CH_V1, whole genome shotgun sequence genome window below encodes:
- the LOC132033533 gene encoding endo-1,4-beta-xylanase 1-like isoform X2, translating into MKRLFVCNFARRLFKPRTTQHPHSQESNESMEQSPMVTVNDNFDTKESKESMEKSPMITINDNFDSKSAKENGKDTGNDTATNIILNHDFSDGLHLWHSNCCDAFVVPAGSGYHKGLTAGEACCYAVVTNRKECWQGLEQDITSRISAGSTYTVSACVGAAGTFLGPVEVLATLKLVYQNAETRYLFVSKKSASKECWEILEGSFSLSTMPDQVIFYLEGPPAGTDLLIKSVVISCPSSTACDSSGTSSFSTDDDNIIINPQFDDGLKSWSGRGCKVALHASMADGKITPLSGKFFASATERTQSWNGIQQDLTGRVKRKLAYEVTAVVRIYGNNVTSADLRSTLYVKAADNRERYIGIASVKATDKDWVTLQGKFLLNDNPSQVVVFLEGPPAGTDILLNNLVIKHASKAPPPSPPVIEDPGFGVNIITNTSLNDGTNGWFALGNCTMSVQTGSPHIMPPMARDSLGAHEPLSGRYILVTGRTQNWMGPAQMITDKVKLYLTYQVSAWVKIGQTSGPQNVNVALGVDSQWVNGGQVEISNDRWHEIGGSFRIEKQATKVMVYIQGPAAGVDLMVAGLQIFPVDRRARFRHLKRQTAMIRKRDVTLKFSGSDSGSLIGTFVRVRQLQNSFPFGAAISRTNMDNEDFNAFFVKNFNWAVFGNELKWYWTEAQQGNLNYKDADELLDFCTKHSIQVRGHCIFWEVVGTVQAWVQSLNKKDLMTAVQNRLTGLLTRYKGKFPHYDVNNEMMHGSFYQDRLGNDIRVYMFKTAHQLDPTAILFVNDYHVEDGCDPRSSPEKYIEHILDLQEHGAPVGGIGIQGHIDSPVGTIVCSALDKLGILGLPIWFTEVDVSSDNEYVRADDLEVMLREAYAHPAVEGIVLWGFWELFMSRTNAHLVNAEGDINEAGKRYLALKHEWLSHAHGHIDEQGQFSFSGFHGSYEVEVITSAKKITKKFVVDKGDNALVISVDI; encoded by the exons AGTGCAAAGGAAAATGGAAAAGATACTGGGAATGATACTGCTACTAACATCATCCTTAACCACGACTTCTCAGATGGGCTGCACCTGTGGCACTCCAATTGTTGCGATGCTTTTGTGGTTCCAGCAGGTTCTGGATATCATAAAGGACTAACAGCAGGTGAAGCCTGTTGTTATGCTGTTGTCACGAATCGTAAGGAATGTTGGCAAGGCTTAGAGCAAGACATTACAAGCAGAATATCAGCAGGTTCCACTTATACAGTTTCTGCTTGTGTTGGAGCTGCTGGTACTTTTCTGGGTCCTGTTGAAGTCCTTGCCACATTAAAACTAGTGTATCAAAATGCAGAAACAAGATATCTATTCGTATCAAA AAAATCTGCTTCAAAGGAGTGTTGGGAGATATTAGAAGGCTCATTTTCTCTGTCAACTATGCCGGATCAAGTTATATTTTATCTCGAGGGACCTCCAGCTGGAACTGACCTGCTCATAAAGTCAGTAGTGATCTCATGTCCCAGCTCTACCGCTTGTGAT AGTTCTGGCACATCATCCTTTTCTACGGATGATGATAACATCATAATAAACCCTCAATTTGATGATGGCCTCAAAAGTTGGTCTGGGAGAGGCTGCAAGGTGGCTTTGCATGCCTCTATGGCAGATGGGAAAATCACTCCACTGTCTGGAAAATTCTTCGCATCTGCAACAGAACGCACACAGAGCTGGAATGGGATTCAGCAAGATTTAACCGGACGAGTGAAGCGAAAACTTGCTTATGAGGTAACTGCTGTTGTCCGGATCTATGGTAACAATGTCACTAGTGCAGATCTTCGCAGTACATTATATGTTAAAGCAGCTGATAACCGTGAACGGTACATTGGCATTGCCAG TGTCAAAGCCACAGACAAAGACTGGGTGACGTTGCAAGGGAAGTTTCTTCTAAATGACAACCCATCTCAAGTTGTTGTCTTTCTAGAAGGTCCACCTGCAGGAACGGATATCCTCCTTAACAATTTAGTCATAAAGCATGCATCTAAagctcctcctccttctccacCAGTTATTGAG GATCCTGGTTTTGGTGTTAATATAATCACAAATACAAGTCTGAATGATGGCACAAATGGCTGGTTCGCACTTGGAAACTGTACGATGAGTGTTCAAACAGGCTCACCACATATAATGCCTCCAATGGCTAGAGATTCCCTTGGTGCTCATGAGCCTTTAAGTGGCCGCTACATTCTGGTGACCGGTCGTACTCAAAACTGGATGGGTCCTGCTCAGATGATCACAGATAAAGTAAAACTCTATTTGACATATCAAGTATCTGCATGGGTTAAAATTGGACAAACATCAGGACCTCAGAACGTAAATGTTGCCCTTGGAGTAGACAGCCAATGGGTGAACGGGGGCCAAGTTGAGATCAGTAATGATAGATGGCATGAAATTGGAGGATCTTTTAGAATTGAGAAGCAAGCAACTAAGGTTATGGTTTATATTCAGGGTCCTGCTGCTGGTGTAGACCTAATGGTTGCTGGGCTTCAAATTTTTCCAGTTGACAGACGTGCACGGTTTAGACACTTGAAGAGGCAAACTGCAATG ATACGCAAGAGAGACGTCACATTGAAGTTCTCGGGATCAGATTCAGGCAGTTTGATTGGCACATTTGTTAGAGTTAGACAACTGCAGAACAGCTTCCCCTTTGGAGCAGCCATAAGCAGAACAAACATGGACAATGAAGACTTCAATGCCTTCTTTGTCAAGAATTTTAATTGGGCTGTGTTCGGAAATGAGCTGAAATGGTACTGGACAGAAGCACAGCAGGGGAATCTCAACTACAAAGATGCTGATGAGCTCCTGGATTTCTGCACAAAACACAGCATCCAAGTTCGAGGTCACTGTATCTTTTGGGAGGTGGTGGGCACTGTTCAGGCATGGGTACAATCCTTGAACAAAAAAGACTTGATGACAGCTGTTCAAAACCGTCTAACAGGACTGTTGACACGGTACAAGGGGAAGTTTCCTCATTATGATGTGAATAATGAGATGATGCATGGTTCTTTCTACCAAGACAGATTGGGTAATGACATCAGAGTATACATGTTTAAAACTGCACATCAATTGGACCCTACCGCCATCCTATTTGTAAACGATTACCATGTTGAGGATGGTTGTGACCCCCGATCTTCCCCTGAGAAGTACATTGAGCATATTCTTGATCTCCAAGAGCACGGTGCACCAGTTGGAGGTATAGGTATTCAGGGACATATTGACAGTCCAGTAGGAACCATTGTATGTTCTGCTCTGGACAAACTTGGTATTCTTGGACTTCCAATCTGGTTCACCGAAGTTGATGTGTCTTCTGATAATGAATACGTTAGAGCTGATGATCTAGAAGTTATGCTTCGGGAAGCTTATGCTCACCCTGCTGTAGAAGGCATAGTGTTGTGGGGATTCTGGGAGCTGTTCATGAGTCGAACAAATGCACATTTAGTGAATGCAGAAGGTGACATCAATGAAGCTGGAAAAAGGTACCTTGCTCTTAAGCACGAGTGGTTATCCCATGCTCATGGTCATATTGATGAACAAGGGCAATTCAGCTTTAGTGGATTCCATGGCTCTTATGAAGTGGAAGTCATAACTTCTGCGAAGAAAATTACCAAGAAATTTGTGGTCGACAAGGGTGATAATGCCCTGGTGATCTCCGTTGACATATAG
- the LOC132033533 gene encoding endo-1,4-beta-xylanase 1-like isoform X1, producing MKRLFVCNFARRLFKPRTTQHPHSQESNESMEQSPMVTVNDNFDTKESKESMEKSPMITINDNFDSKESKESMEKSPIITATNNFDSQSAKENGKDTGNDTATNIILNHDFSDGLHLWHSNCCDAFVVPAGSGYHKGLTAGEACCYAVVTNRKECWQGLEQDITSRISAGSTYTVSACVGAAGTFLGPVEVLATLKLVYQNAETRYLFVSKKSASKECWEILEGSFSLSTMPDQVIFYLEGPPAGTDLLIKSVVISCPSSTACDSSGTSSFSTDDDNIIINPQFDDGLKSWSGRGCKVALHASMADGKITPLSGKFFASATERTQSWNGIQQDLTGRVKRKLAYEVTAVVRIYGNNVTSADLRSTLYVKAADNRERYIGIASVKATDKDWVTLQGKFLLNDNPSQVVVFLEGPPAGTDILLNNLVIKHASKAPPPSPPVIEDPGFGVNIITNTSLNDGTNGWFALGNCTMSVQTGSPHIMPPMARDSLGAHEPLSGRYILVTGRTQNWMGPAQMITDKVKLYLTYQVSAWVKIGQTSGPQNVNVALGVDSQWVNGGQVEISNDRWHEIGGSFRIEKQATKVMVYIQGPAAGVDLMVAGLQIFPVDRRARFRHLKRQTAMIRKRDVTLKFSGSDSGSLIGTFVRVRQLQNSFPFGAAISRTNMDNEDFNAFFVKNFNWAVFGNELKWYWTEAQQGNLNYKDADELLDFCTKHSIQVRGHCIFWEVVGTVQAWVQSLNKKDLMTAVQNRLTGLLTRYKGKFPHYDVNNEMMHGSFYQDRLGNDIRVYMFKTAHQLDPTAILFVNDYHVEDGCDPRSSPEKYIEHILDLQEHGAPVGGIGIQGHIDSPVGTIVCSALDKLGILGLPIWFTEVDVSSDNEYVRADDLEVMLREAYAHPAVEGIVLWGFWELFMSRTNAHLVNAEGDINEAGKRYLALKHEWLSHAHGHIDEQGQFSFSGFHGSYEVEVITSAKKITKKFVVDKGDNALVISVDI from the exons GAATCAAAGGAGAGCATGGAGAAGTCACCAATAATAACTGCCACCAACAACTTTGATTCTCAG AGTGCAAAGGAAAATGGAAAAGATACTGGGAATGATACTGCTACTAACATCATCCTTAACCACGACTTCTCAGATGGGCTGCACCTGTGGCACTCCAATTGTTGCGATGCTTTTGTGGTTCCAGCAGGTTCTGGATATCATAAAGGACTAACAGCAGGTGAAGCCTGTTGTTATGCTGTTGTCACGAATCGTAAGGAATGTTGGCAAGGCTTAGAGCAAGACATTACAAGCAGAATATCAGCAGGTTCCACTTATACAGTTTCTGCTTGTGTTGGAGCTGCTGGTACTTTTCTGGGTCCTGTTGAAGTCCTTGCCACATTAAAACTAGTGTATCAAAATGCAGAAACAAGATATCTATTCGTATCAAA AAAATCTGCTTCAAAGGAGTGTTGGGAGATATTAGAAGGCTCATTTTCTCTGTCAACTATGCCGGATCAAGTTATATTTTATCTCGAGGGACCTCCAGCTGGAACTGACCTGCTCATAAAGTCAGTAGTGATCTCATGTCCCAGCTCTACCGCTTGTGAT AGTTCTGGCACATCATCCTTTTCTACGGATGATGATAACATCATAATAAACCCTCAATTTGATGATGGCCTCAAAAGTTGGTCTGGGAGAGGCTGCAAGGTGGCTTTGCATGCCTCTATGGCAGATGGGAAAATCACTCCACTGTCTGGAAAATTCTTCGCATCTGCAACAGAACGCACACAGAGCTGGAATGGGATTCAGCAAGATTTAACCGGACGAGTGAAGCGAAAACTTGCTTATGAGGTAACTGCTGTTGTCCGGATCTATGGTAACAATGTCACTAGTGCAGATCTTCGCAGTACATTATATGTTAAAGCAGCTGATAACCGTGAACGGTACATTGGCATTGCCAG TGTCAAAGCCACAGACAAAGACTGGGTGACGTTGCAAGGGAAGTTTCTTCTAAATGACAACCCATCTCAAGTTGTTGTCTTTCTAGAAGGTCCACCTGCAGGAACGGATATCCTCCTTAACAATTTAGTCATAAAGCATGCATCTAAagctcctcctccttctccacCAGTTATTGAG GATCCTGGTTTTGGTGTTAATATAATCACAAATACAAGTCTGAATGATGGCACAAATGGCTGGTTCGCACTTGGAAACTGTACGATGAGTGTTCAAACAGGCTCACCACATATAATGCCTCCAATGGCTAGAGATTCCCTTGGTGCTCATGAGCCTTTAAGTGGCCGCTACATTCTGGTGACCGGTCGTACTCAAAACTGGATGGGTCCTGCTCAGATGATCACAGATAAAGTAAAACTCTATTTGACATATCAAGTATCTGCATGGGTTAAAATTGGACAAACATCAGGACCTCAGAACGTAAATGTTGCCCTTGGAGTAGACAGCCAATGGGTGAACGGGGGCCAAGTTGAGATCAGTAATGATAGATGGCATGAAATTGGAGGATCTTTTAGAATTGAGAAGCAAGCAACTAAGGTTATGGTTTATATTCAGGGTCCTGCTGCTGGTGTAGACCTAATGGTTGCTGGGCTTCAAATTTTTCCAGTTGACAGACGTGCACGGTTTAGACACTTGAAGAGGCAAACTGCAATG ATACGCAAGAGAGACGTCACATTGAAGTTCTCGGGATCAGATTCAGGCAGTTTGATTGGCACATTTGTTAGAGTTAGACAACTGCAGAACAGCTTCCCCTTTGGAGCAGCCATAAGCAGAACAAACATGGACAATGAAGACTTCAATGCCTTCTTTGTCAAGAATTTTAATTGGGCTGTGTTCGGAAATGAGCTGAAATGGTACTGGACAGAAGCACAGCAGGGGAATCTCAACTACAAAGATGCTGATGAGCTCCTGGATTTCTGCACAAAACACAGCATCCAAGTTCGAGGTCACTGTATCTTTTGGGAGGTGGTGGGCACTGTTCAGGCATGGGTACAATCCTTGAACAAAAAAGACTTGATGACAGCTGTTCAAAACCGTCTAACAGGACTGTTGACACGGTACAAGGGGAAGTTTCCTCATTATGATGTGAATAATGAGATGATGCATGGTTCTTTCTACCAAGACAGATTGGGTAATGACATCAGAGTATACATGTTTAAAACTGCACATCAATTGGACCCTACCGCCATCCTATTTGTAAACGATTACCATGTTGAGGATGGTTGTGACCCCCGATCTTCCCCTGAGAAGTACATTGAGCATATTCTTGATCTCCAAGAGCACGGTGCACCAGTTGGAGGTATAGGTATTCAGGGACATATTGACAGTCCAGTAGGAACCATTGTATGTTCTGCTCTGGACAAACTTGGTATTCTTGGACTTCCAATCTGGTTCACCGAAGTTGATGTGTCTTCTGATAATGAATACGTTAGAGCTGATGATCTAGAAGTTATGCTTCGGGAAGCTTATGCTCACCCTGCTGTAGAAGGCATAGTGTTGTGGGGATTCTGGGAGCTGTTCATGAGTCGAACAAATGCACATTTAGTGAATGCAGAAGGTGACATCAATGAAGCTGGAAAAAGGTACCTTGCTCTTAAGCACGAGTGGTTATCCCATGCTCATGGTCATATTGATGAACAAGGGCAATTCAGCTTTAGTGGATTCCATGGCTCTTATGAAGTGGAAGTCATAACTTCTGCGAAGAAAATTACCAAGAAATTTGTGGTCGACAAGGGTGATAATGCCCTGGTGATCTCCGTTGACATATAG